A genomic region of Seriola aureovittata isolate HTS-2021-v1 ecotype China chromosome 21, ASM2101889v1, whole genome shotgun sequence contains the following coding sequences:
- the si:ch211-28p3.4 gene encoding E3 ubiquitin-protein ligase TRIM39, producing CVCFLKEILLRHQQHLQRQRDVIAYRMKKLAAKQEEITKKTNAVKEKIRKKYEDMKRVLDEDLRITLTQLDTEHEATEKLVEERIEDCYHLTQELNQELDNLSAHVIKDTQETDFQTAETEKRISETLKLTDPDLIQMDEFKNEQLLSLTINLLLFIRSQVPVTKKLFQSYAADVVLDADTAHPKLTISPKGDSATYIDTWQDVPETPTRFNNTLNVISQEGFSEGRQYWEVEVSGKTYWELGLTYPSIPRKGREEECWLGRGKESWCVEYFNGDYTAWHGGVQHEMPLLAGRQFTRIGVYCSFPGGLVCFVGADTMTPLHCFCAGTFTATLYQAICPGHDNEGTNWKSLKICDASRSPPVL from the exons tgtgtgtgttttttaaaggaaatcCTTCTGAGACATCAGCAGCACCTGCAGCGACAAAGAGATGTCATTGCCTACAGGATGAAGAAGCTGGCAGCTAAGCAGGAGGAGATAACT AAAAAGACTAACGCAGTGAAGGAGAAAATCAGGAAGAAGTATGAGGACATGAAGAGGGTCTTGGACGAGGATCTTCGTATCACTCTGACTCAGCTTGACACAGAGCACGAGGCCACAGAGAAGTTAGTGGAGGAGAGGATAGAGGACTGCTACCACCTCACCCAGGAGCTGAACCAGGAACTGGACAACCTCAGCGCCCATGTGATAAAGGACACGCAAGAAACTGACTTTCAG Actgctgaaacagaaaaaag aaTTTCTGAGACTCTGAAGCTGACTGACCCTGACCTGATCCAGATGGATGAGTTTAAGAATGAACAACTGCTGAGTCTTACCatcaacctgctgctgttcatcAGATCCCAGGTCCCTGTCACCAAGAAGCTGTTTCAGAGCT ATGCTGCAGATGTTGTCCTCGACGCTGACACCGCACACCCCAAGCTGACTATCTCTCCCAAAGGTGACTCAGCCACCTACATCGACACCTGGCAAGATGTCCCTGAGACTCCCACCCGCTTCAACAACACCCTAAACGTAATCAGCCAGGAGGGCTTCAGCGAGGGCCGCCAGtactgggaggtggaggtgagtgGGAAGACCTACTGGGAGCTGGGGCTCACCTACCCGAGCATCCCACGCAAAGGCCGCGAGGAGGAATGCTGGCTGGGCCGAGGCAAAGAGTCTTGGTGTGTGGAATACTTCAATGGAGACTACACTGCGTGGCATGGTGGTGTGCAGCATGAGATGCCTCTGCTGGCAGGAAGACAGTTCACACGCATTGGGGTATACTGCAGCTTCCCCGGGGGGTTGGTGTGCTTCGTCGGAGCTGATACCATGACCCCCCTCCACTGCTTCTGTGCCGGGACCTTCACTGCCACTTTATATCAAGCGATATGTCCTGGTCATGACAATGAGGGCACAAACTGGAAGTCCCTTAAAATCTGTGATGCTTCCCGATCACCTCCTGTTCTCTGA
- the casp7 gene encoding caspase-7 isoform X1, with translation MAGEPTERPELGDEGEEGDETDAKPDRRGRFLLFGSKKNKDGQTREQDYSSESHYRIVSPTFQYKMSHQRVGKCIIINNKNFDEKTGMNVRNGTDRDAGELFKCFKSLGFDVCIYNDQTCEKMERLLREASEEDHSDSSCFACILLSHGEEGMIYGTDGAMPIKTMTSLFRGDMCKSLVGKPKLFFIQVIVEKATQDHNEMSFHLLHQACRGSEFDDGIQTDSGPPNDTLETDANPRHKIPVEADFLFAYSTVPGYYSWRNPGRGSWFVQALCNVLNEFGKQLEIMQILTRVNYMVATSFESWSEDPRFSEKKQIPCVVSMLTKELYFN, from the exons ATGGCTGGAGAACCTACTGAGAGACCTGAACTgggagatgaaggagaagaaggagacgAGACAGATGCCAAACCTGACCGCAGGGGGAGATTTCTGCTGTTTGGGAG TAAGAAGAATAAGGATGGCCAGACGCGGGAGCAGGACTACTCTTCTGAAAGCCATTACAGAATTGTTTCACCAACATTCCAGTATAAGATGAGCCACCAGCGAGTGGGCAAgtgcatcatcatcaacaacaaaaactttgaTGAAAAGACAG GGATGAATGTACGCAATGGCACGGACCGAGACGCAGGTGAGCTGTTCAAGTGCTTCAAGAGCCTGGGCTTCGATGTCTGCATTTACAATGATCAGACATGTGAGAAGATGGAGCGTCTTCTCAGAGAAG CCTCGGAGGAAGACCATAGTGACAGCTCGTGTTTCGCCTGTATCCTGCTAAGCCACGGTGAGGAGGGCATGATCTACGGCACAGATGGAGCCATGCCCATCAAGACCATGACCTCGCTGTTCAGGGGGGACATGTGCAAAAGCTTAGTCGGAAAGCCAAAACTCTTCTTCATCCAG GTCATCGTTGAGAAAGCTACTCAGGATCACAatgaaatgtcatttcatttacttCACCAGGCTTGTCGGGGTTCCGAATTTGATGATGGTATACAGACAGATTCGGGTCCGCCGAACGACACCCTGGAGACCGATGCTAATCCGAGACATAAGATCCCTGTAGAGGCAGATTTCCTCTTTGCCTACTCCACTGTGCCAG GGTATTACTCATGGAGGAACCCTGGACGCGGCTCCTGGTTTGTCCAGGCGCTCTGCAACGTCCTCAACGAGTTTGGCAAGCAGCTGGAGATAATGCAGATCCTGACACGGGTCAACTACATGGTGGCCACCAGCTTTGAGTCCTGGTCTGAAGACCCACGCTTCAGTGAGAAGAAGCAGATTCCCTGCGTGGTCTCTATGCTGACGAAAGAACTGTATTTCAACTGA
- the casp7 gene encoding caspase-7 isoform X2 — protein MAGEPTERPELGDEGEEGDETDAKPDRRGRFLLFGSKKNKDGQTREQDYSSESHYRIVSPTFQYKMSHQRVGKCIIINNKNFDEKTGMNVRNGTDRDAGELFKCFKSLGFDVCIYNDQTCEKMERLLREASEEDHSDSSCFACILLSHGEEGMIYGTDGAMPIKTMTSLFRGDMCKSLVGKPKLFFIQACRGSEFDDGIQTDSGPPNDTLETDANPRHKIPVEADFLFAYSTVPGYYSWRNPGRGSWFVQALCNVLNEFGKQLEIMQILTRVNYMVATSFESWSEDPRFSEKKQIPCVVSMLTKELYFN, from the exons ATGGCTGGAGAACCTACTGAGAGACCTGAACTgggagatgaaggagaagaaggagacgAGACAGATGCCAAACCTGACCGCAGGGGGAGATTTCTGCTGTTTGGGAG TAAGAAGAATAAGGATGGCCAGACGCGGGAGCAGGACTACTCTTCTGAAAGCCATTACAGAATTGTTTCACCAACATTCCAGTATAAGATGAGCCACCAGCGAGTGGGCAAgtgcatcatcatcaacaacaaaaactttgaTGAAAAGACAG GGATGAATGTACGCAATGGCACGGACCGAGACGCAGGTGAGCTGTTCAAGTGCTTCAAGAGCCTGGGCTTCGATGTCTGCATTTACAATGATCAGACATGTGAGAAGATGGAGCGTCTTCTCAGAGAAG CCTCGGAGGAAGACCATAGTGACAGCTCGTGTTTCGCCTGTATCCTGCTAAGCCACGGTGAGGAGGGCATGATCTACGGCACAGATGGAGCCATGCCCATCAAGACCATGACCTCGCTGTTCAGGGGGGACATGTGCAAAAGCTTAGTCGGAAAGCCAAAACTCTTCTTCATCCAG GCTTGTCGGGGTTCCGAATTTGATGATGGTATACAGACAGATTCGGGTCCGCCGAACGACACCCTGGAGACCGATGCTAATCCGAGACATAAGATCCCTGTAGAGGCAGATTTCCTCTTTGCCTACTCCACTGTGCCAG GGTATTACTCATGGAGGAACCCTGGACGCGGCTCCTGGTTTGTCCAGGCGCTCTGCAACGTCCTCAACGAGTTTGGCAAGCAGCTGGAGATAATGCAGATCCTGACACGGGTCAACTACATGGTGGCCACCAGCTTTGAGTCCTGGTCTGAAGACCCACGCTTCAGTGAGAAGAAGCAGATTCCCTGCGTGGTCTCTATGCTGACGAAAGAACTGTATTTCAACTGA